Proteins from a single region of Undibacterium sp. KW1:
- a CDS encoding RluA family pseudouridine synthase, whose protein sequence is MKDLATNNRGAHQIQMEKPSPQQPSASQPKVQMLTISEEEAGQRIDNFLLRICKGVPKSHVYRVLRSGEVRVNKGRIDQLYRLVEGDVVRVPPIRMAEVSEQVVPKHEFPILFEDNYLLIINKPAGVAVHGGSGVSYGVIEQLRASRPDAKFLELVHRLDRETSGILLLAKKRSALTNLHEQMRDGVTDKRYLTLVHGDWKNARQHVKLALHKYTTAEGERRVRVQADGMASHTVFTLQKKYRDFALLEAELKTGRTHQIRVHLSASGFAIAGDDKYGDFALNRALLKTGEGRGALKRMFLHAHQISFVHPETGKTVTVNAGLPKECEDFLKSLA, encoded by the coding sequence ATGAAGGACTTAGCGACAAATAATAGGGGAGCACATCAAATTCAGATGGAAAAGCCTTCCCCTCAGCAGCCTTCGGCCTCCCAACCCAAAGTTCAGATGCTCACGATCTCGGAAGAAGAGGCTGGGCAGCGCATCGATAATTTCTTGCTGCGCATCTGTAAAGGCGTACCAAAAAGTCACGTTTACCGGGTTTTGCGCTCTGGTGAAGTGCGTGTCAACAAGGGGCGCATAGACCAGTTATACCGTTTGGTGGAGGGGGATGTGGTCCGGGTGCCGCCAATCCGTATGGCAGAGGTCAGCGAGCAGGTCGTTCCCAAACACGAATTCCCTATCCTCTTTGAAGATAATTATTTATTGATTATTAATAAACCGGCAGGAGTGGCAGTACACGGTGGCTCTGGTGTCAGTTATGGCGTGATTGAACAATTGCGCGCATCAAGGCCGGATGCTAAGTTTCTTGAGCTGGTGCACAGACTGGACAGGGAAACCTCGGGCATACTCTTGCTGGCAAAAAAACGCAGCGCATTAACAAATTTGCATGAGCAAATGCGTGACGGTGTTACTGACAAGCGTTACCTGACCCTGGTGCATGGTGACTGGAAGAATGCCCGCCAGCATGTCAAGCTGGCTTTGCATAAATACACAACAGCCGAAGGTGAGCGCCGCGTGCGGGTGCAGGCCGATGGTATGGCTTCGCATACGGTATTTACTTTGCAAAAAAAATATCGCGATTTTGCCTTGCTCGAAGCCGAACTGAAAACCGGGCGCACCCATCAAATTCGCGTTCATTTGTCAGCCAGTGGTTTTGCTATTGCCGGCGACGATAAATATGGTGACTTTGCACTGAATCGTGCTTTGCTAAAGACTGGTGAAGGGCGTGGTGCTCTGAAACGCATGTTCCTGCATGCCCATCAGATCAGCTTTGTTCATCCCGAAACCGGCAAGACCGTGACGGTGAACGCAGGCTTGCCCAAAGAATGTGAAGATTTTCTGAAAAGCCTGGCTTAG
- a CDS encoding cation-translocating P-type ATPase: protein MANSGKAVAPQDIADQQPQLVSEKLNLSGMRCAACVQLIEFRIRQLSGVASFKINPASHRADISWDSNLLTLKRILAAISDLGYGALPASQSPDELEQKENKRALWRLFIAGFAMMQVMMYAFPAYMVPVPQVDGDLTPDVDKLLKLASMIIAVPVIGFSALPFFSSAWRDLKNRHIGMDVPVSLGILLTFFASIWATFHGGAVYFDSAIMFVFLLLGARLIESKVQKRTTAALRILTQLSPAMAQRFLAYPQQALETVDVSALQAGDYLMVAAGEHIPADGVVIAGDSSCDEALMTGESLPVTKTKGSHVLAGSVNIHGALVMQAKEVGGATQLSALIGMMESASLEKPPLVLLADKHASRFLIIILLLAFVSGIVWWQIDAGRALWIAISIIVVTCPCALSLATPGVMSAAIGILAKNGVLMAKSKAIQAMANATHIVFDKTGTLTMGKLQVMEMLNTDEEGGSVAIAMALSCQSAHPVARAIADYLAQNAVPQDIVDLVNVREVPGGGIEAEFEDEVYRLGSVEFASGVHAHDICVPERFTGRTLSVLASRRGNLIWFALDDILREDAAEAIRNLKGKGKKIMLLSGDRKDVVNKIAKQCDIQDAYSGLSPSGKYEIVQKLQTNGATVVMVGDGMNDGPVLALADVSVAMGQGAPISQSRSDVLLMSNRLLDLDFGMTVAAKSYRLIRENLAWAVFYNLLAIPAAMCGWLEPWHAALGMSLSSLIVVLNALRLYLLPQPVYLMQD, encoded by the coding sequence ATGGCAAATTCAGGTAAGGCAGTGGCACCCCAGGACATTGCAGATCAACAGCCGCAGCTTGTCAGTGAGAAATTAAACCTCTCAGGCATGCGCTGTGCCGCCTGCGTGCAATTGATAGAATTTCGCATCAGGCAACTGTCAGGGGTCGCTTCTTTTAAAATCAATCCTGCAAGCCATCGTGCCGATATTTCCTGGGATAGCAATTTGCTGACGCTAAAACGTATCCTCGCTGCCATCAGCGATCTTGGATACGGTGCCTTACCTGCCAGTCAGTCTCCAGATGAACTAGAGCAAAAAGAAAACAAACGTGCCCTGTGGCGCCTGTTTATCGCCGGTTTTGCCATGATGCAGGTGATGATGTATGCCTTTCCTGCCTACATGGTGCCCGTGCCTCAGGTCGATGGTGACTTGACACCAGATGTCGATAAGCTGCTGAAGCTAGCCAGCATGATCATAGCGGTACCCGTGATCGGATTCTCTGCTTTGCCTTTCTTTTCTTCTGCCTGGCGCGATTTGAAAAATCGCCACATAGGTATGGATGTGCCAGTTTCCCTGGGGATACTTCTGACTTTCTTTGCCAGTATCTGGGCAACTTTTCATGGTGGCGCCGTGTATTTTGATTCGGCCATCATGTTTGTTTTTCTCTTGTTGGGGGCACGCCTGATTGAATCAAAAGTGCAGAAACGCACTACCGCTGCATTGCGGATTTTGACGCAATTGTCACCTGCAATGGCGCAGCGATTTCTGGCCTATCCGCAGCAAGCTCTTGAGACTGTCGATGTATCTGCCTTGCAGGCAGGTGATTATTTGATGGTCGCTGCTGGCGAACATATTCCAGCAGATGGCGTGGTGATCGCCGGTGACAGCAGTTGTGATGAGGCTTTGATGACGGGTGAGTCTTTGCCCGTCACTAAAACCAAGGGCAGCCATGTGCTGGCGGGCTCAGTGAATATTCACGGTGCTCTGGTGATGCAGGCAAAAGAAGTGGGTGGAGCGACGCAATTGTCGGCATTGATAGGCATGATGGAGTCTGCATCGCTGGAAAAACCGCCACTGGTTTTGCTGGCTGACAAACATGCCAGCCGCTTTTTGATCATCATTCTTTTGCTGGCGTTTGTCAGCGGCATAGTCTGGTGGCAGATAGATGCTGGCCGTGCCTTGTGGATAGCCATCAGCATCATCGTCGTGACCTGCCCCTGCGCCTTGTCTCTCGCAACGCCGGGTGTCATGTCTGCTGCCATCGGTATTCTGGCAAAAAATGGTGTATTGATGGCGAAATCAAAAGCCATACAAGCCATGGCGAATGCCACCCATATCGTCTTTGATAAAACTGGTACATTGACCATGGGCAAATTGCAGGTCATGGAAATGCTAAATACAGATGAAGAGGGCGGGAGCGTCGCAATTGCGATGGCGTTGTCCTGCCAGTCTGCGCATCCTGTAGCCCGGGCGATAGCTGACTACCTTGCGCAAAATGCCGTGCCTCAGGATATTGTTGACCTGGTCAACGTCAGGGAAGTCCCCGGTGGTGGCATAGAAGCTGAATTCGAAGATGAAGTATATCGCCTCGGTAGTGTGGAGTTTGCCAGCGGCGTACATGCTCATGATATCTGTGTTCCTGAGCGCTTTACCGGGCGCACGCTGAGCGTGCTGGCGAGCAGGCGTGGTAATCTCATCTGGTTTGCACTCGACGACATATTGCGTGAAGATGCGGCAGAAGCGATCAGGAACCTGAAAGGCAAGGGCAAGAAAATCATGCTCCTGTCTGGCGACAGGAAAGATGTGGTCAATAAAATTGCTAAGCAATGCGATATTCAGGATGCATACTCAGGACTGAGCCCTTCAGGCAAATATGAGATAGTACAAAAACTCCAGACCAATGGCGCTACAGTAGTCATGGTTGGCGATGGCATGAATGATGGCCCGGTGCTGGCGCTGGCAGACGTGTCGGTGGCAATGGGACAGGGCGCACCTATTTCCCAATCACGCAGTGATGTATTGCTGATGTCGAATCGTCTGCTGGACCTGGATTTTGGCATGACGGTGGCTGCCAAGTCTTATAGACTGATACGGGAAAATCTTGCCTGGGCTGTGTTTTATAATCTGTTGGCCATACCGGCGGCCATGTGCGGCTGGCTTGAACCCTGGCATGCAGCCCTGGGTATGTCGCTGAGTTCGCTGATCGTTGTGTTAAATGCGCTGCGTCTTTATTTATTGCCGCAACCCGTGTATCTGATGCAGGACTGA
- the chrA gene encoding chromate efflux transporter: MPAHEVALKTAFLYWLKLGFISFGGPAGQIALMHAELVEKRRWISEARFLHALNYCMLLPGPEATQLAIYIGWLMHKTKGGIMAGLLFVLPGLLILTLLSWIYMAAGDNTAVQAIMSGIKPAVVAIVLAAAWRIAQRTLKSSVLVAVAMAAFAAIAWLHLPFPLVIIAAACTGLIFRKHCNPVKSTSDHTTHPHLPAIIDDDTPTPVHARFSWLKLLITLSLGILLTVAVWLLLAFSFGLPHPLTDMASFFTKAAMFSFGGAYAVLPYMVQAAVEQYHWLNTAQMMDGLALGETTPGPLIMIVAFVGFIGGWNHVFLEPGHQLLAACLGASIACFFTFLPSFIFILAGGPLVESSRNNLHLNAPLNAISAAVVGVIASLAWLFASHVFFKDAATLNIQAIILTTLASIAVFKFKLSTVKLLAACSCAGYILFLLA, from the coding sequence TTGCCTGCTCATGAAGTCGCCCTGAAAACTGCATTCCTGTACTGGCTCAAGCTGGGATTCATCAGTTTTGGCGGACCAGCGGGGCAAATTGCACTGATGCATGCAGAACTTGTGGAAAAGCGTCGCTGGATATCCGAAGCACGTTTTTTACATGCCTTGAATTACTGCATGCTCCTGCCTGGGCCTGAGGCGACGCAACTTGCCATCTACATAGGCTGGCTCATGCACAAGACCAAGGGTGGCATTATGGCTGGCCTGCTATTTGTCTTGCCCGGACTTCTGATATTAACCCTGCTGTCCTGGATATACATGGCTGCTGGTGACAATACTGCAGTTCAAGCAATCATGAGCGGCATCAAACCTGCGGTAGTCGCGATTGTTCTGGCTGCGGCCTGGCGCATCGCGCAACGCACCCTGAAGAGCAGCGTATTGGTTGCGGTCGCGATGGCCGCCTTTGCTGCAATCGCCTGGTTACATCTCCCCTTCCCTCTCGTGATCATAGCGGCTGCATGTACCGGCCTGATATTTCGCAAACACTGCAATCCCGTAAAATCAACCTCTGATCACACCACACATCCGCATCTGCCTGCCATCATTGATGACGACACACCTACACCCGTGCACGCACGCTTTTCCTGGTTAAAGCTGCTCATCACATTGAGCCTGGGGATATTGCTTACTGTCGCAGTATGGTTGTTGCTGGCATTCAGTTTTGGCCTGCCTCACCCCTTGACTGATATGGCCAGTTTTTTTACCAAGGCTGCCATGTTCAGTTTTGGCGGTGCCTATGCGGTACTACCGTACATGGTGCAGGCAGCAGTTGAGCAATATCATTGGTTGAACACAGCACAAATGATGGATGGCCTGGCCCTGGGTGAGACCACACCCGGCCCCTTGATCATGATCGTGGCTTTTGTCGGTTTTATTGGCGGCTGGAACCATGTTTTCCTGGAACCCGGGCATCAATTGCTGGCAGCCTGCCTGGGGGCCAGCATAGCCTGCTTTTTCACTTTTCTGCCTTCTTTTATTTTCATCCTGGCAGGCGGCCCATTGGTTGAATCCAGCAGGAATAATTTACACTTGAATGCGCCCCTGAATGCCATTTCAGCAGCAGTAGTTGGCGTCATAGCCAGCCTGGCCTGGTTATTTGCCAGCCATGTCTTTTTCAAAGATGCGGCAACCCTGAATATACAAGCCATCATACTCACTACCCTTGCCAGTATTGCAGTTTTCAAATTCAAGCTATCAACTGTCAAACTGCTGGCGGCCTGTTCCTGCGCGGGATATATCTTGTTTTTGTTGGCTTAA
- a CDS encoding Rne/Rng family ribonuclease, with product MKRMLFNATQQEELRVAIVNGQKLIDIDIETAGRELRKSNIYKGVITRIEPSLEACFVNYGEERHGFLPFKEVARTYFKEGVDVRNASIKEALREGQEIMVQVEKEERGNKGAALTSFISLAGRYLVLMPNNPRGGGVSRRVEGEDRQELRETMDKLDLPGGMSVIARTAGIGRNVDELQWDLNYLMQLWRAIEGAGKSSPGAFLIYQESSLVIRAIRDYFQPDIGEILIDTDEIYEQAQQFMSHVMPDMVHRVKRYSDDVPLFSRFQIEHQIETAYSRTVPLPSGGAIVIDHTEALVSVDVNSARSTRGGDIETTAFNTNLEAAEEVARQLRLRDLGGLIVIDFIDMENAKNQREVETRLKDALRYDRARVQMGKISRFGLMELSRQRLRPSLSEGSHVTCPRCNGTGHIRDTESSALQVLRIIQEEAMKENSAAIHVQVPVDVAAFLLNEKRGEILKIETRHRVTVILIPNKHLETPHYKLDRLKTDDPRLEDHHASYAMAEQADTDIGYSKRQKEDVKPRQEAVVKSITPETAPIVERKEVAPVVVAPVAAPAEPGFFGKLFGFLFGKSEPAKVETPKPAEEKTAERDRNGRGPRNGNSNSQRNRNRRNRDRDEREDRPAKAEKPEQEAVKPVAAENPRPPKAPKPPREERESQETRRERQQRQRDERKENQAQESKEEPIHKHVDPAPVDVMPAAPQLEALESGAENDNSEQGEERRRRRRRGGRNRNRRDRDGNEQVNEQGELPIDGSEIVDAITGSDVATVSTVVAPEVATPAAPDNAANHVAEVSQPATFTEAVSTAAPAVAVTVAAAAPQEAISTPAVVAAPEAPVMAAPAEASPVVAPAVETATTVSTTEPVPVTEAIVSAPAEVIPQASAVEVAPVQVVTAPAISTPAAKPQDATMPLESLHSMLKDAGLVLASTDPVKLQAAKAEAEKMVAPVRVPRERKPLPVVADEPLVMVETRRS from the coding sequence ATGAAACGTATGCTGTTCAATGCGACGCAGCAAGAAGAGTTGCGCGTTGCCATTGTCAATGGGCAAAAGCTCATTGACATAGATATCGAAACTGCCGGCCGCGAACTGCGCAAATCGAATATCTACAAAGGCGTGATCACTCGTATCGAGCCTTCCCTTGAAGCCTGTTTCGTCAACTACGGCGAAGAACGTCACGGTTTCCTCCCCTTCAAAGAAGTCGCCCGCACCTACTTTAAAGAAGGTGTAGACGTACGCAATGCTTCCATTAAAGAAGCACTGCGCGAAGGCCAGGAAATCATGGTCCAGGTCGAAAAAGAAGAACGTGGCAACAAGGGTGCAGCCCTGACCTCGTTCATTTCCCTGGCAGGCCGCTACCTGGTTTTGATGCCTAACAACCCGCGTGGTGGTGGTGTTTCCCGTCGCGTCGAAGGTGAAGACCGTCAGGAATTGCGCGAAACCATGGACAAACTGGACTTGCCTGGCGGCATGTCTGTGATTGCCCGCACTGCAGGCATAGGCCGCAATGTCGATGAATTGCAATGGGACTTGAATTACCTGATGCAACTCTGGCGTGCCATTGAAGGCGCTGGCAAATCTTCCCCGGGTGCGTTCCTGATTTATCAGGAATCTTCGCTGGTGATCCGCGCGATCCGCGACTATTTCCAGCCTGATATTGGTGAAATCCTCATCGATACCGATGAAATTTACGAACAGGCCCAGCAATTCATGAGTCACGTGATGCCCGACATGGTGCATCGCGTTAAACGTTACAGCGATGATGTGCCGCTGTTCTCACGTTTCCAGATCGAACACCAGATCGAAACTGCCTATTCCCGTACCGTACCACTGCCATCTGGCGGCGCGATCGTAATCGATCACACTGAAGCTTTGGTGTCGGTTGACGTTAACTCGGCACGATCCACCCGTGGTGGCGATATCGAAACGACGGCTTTCAATACCAACCTGGAAGCCGCTGAAGAAGTAGCCCGTCAATTGCGCCTGCGTGACCTGGGTGGTTTGATCGTGATCGATTTTATCGACATGGAAAACGCCAAGAACCAGCGCGAAGTTGAAACCCGCCTCAAAGATGCCCTGCGCTATGACCGCGCACGTGTGCAAATGGGCAAAATTTCCCGCTTTGGCCTGATGGAATTGTCACGCCAGCGCCTGCGCCCTTCCCTGTCCGAAGGCAGCCATGTGACTTGCCCACGTTGCAACGGCACTGGCCATATCCGCGACACCGAGTCTTCTGCCCTGCAAGTCCTGCGCATTATCCAGGAAGAGGCCATGAAGGAAAACTCAGCAGCAATCCATGTCCAGGTACCTGTCGATGTTGCTGCTTTCCTGCTAAATGAAAAACGTGGCGAGATCCTGAAGATAGAAACGCGCCACCGCGTTACGGTCATCCTGATCCCCAACAAGCATCTGGAAACCCCACATTACAAGCTGGATCGCCTGAAAACAGATGATCCACGCCTCGAAGACCACCACGCCAGCTACGCCATGGCTGAGCAGGCCGATACCGACATTGGCTACAGCAAACGTCAGAAAGAAGACGTCAAGCCACGTCAGGAAGCCGTCGTCAAGAGCATTACGCCTGAAACTGCACCTATCGTTGAACGCAAGGAAGTTGCCCCAGTGGTCGTTGCACCAGTTGCAGCCCCAGCAGAACCTGGCTTCTTCGGCAAGTTGTTTGGTTTCCTGTTTGGTAAATCTGAGCCAGCCAAGGTAGAAACACCAAAACCAGCAGAAGAAAAAACCGCCGAACGTGACCGCAATGGCCGCGGCCCGCGCAATGGAAATAGTAACAGCCAGCGTAACCGCAACCGCCGCAACCGTGACCGTGATGAGCGCGAAGACCGCCCGGCAAAGGCTGAGAAGCCAGAGCAGGAAGCAGTCAAACCGGTAGCAGCGGAAAATCCACGCCCACCAAAAGCACCTAAGCCACCGCGTGAAGAGCGGGAATCGCAGGAAACTCGCCGCGAACGTCAGCAACGTCAACGCGACGAGCGCAAGGAAAACCAGGCTCAGGAAAGCAAGGAAGAACCTATCCACAAGCATGTAGATCCAGCACCAGTTGATGTCATGCCAGCAGCTCCACAGCTGGAAGCACTGGAATCTGGCGCAGAAAACGACAATAGCGAGCAAGGCGAAGAGCGTCGTCGCCGTCGCCGTCGTGGTGGCCGCAACCGCAACCGCCGCGACCGCGATGGTAACGAGCAAGTCAATGAGCAAGGCGAATTGCCGATTGACGGCAGTGAAATAGTCGATGCCATTACAGGCAGCGATGTGGCTACAGTGAGCACAGTGGTCGCTCCCGAAGTTGCGACACCAGCAGCACCTGACAACGCGGCAAACCACGTTGCTGAAGTCAGCCAGCCTGCGACCTTTACTGAAGCAGTAAGCACAGCGGCACCTGCTGTCGCAGTAACCGTAGCTGCTGCGGCACCACAGGAAGCCATCAGCACACCAGCAGTTGTTGCGGCTCCTGAAGCTCCTGTAATGGCTGCTCCAGCAGAAGCAAGCCCGGTGGTGGCTCCTGCAGTTGAGACTGCAACAACAGTCAGCACAACTGAACCAGTTCCAGTTACTGAGGCAATCGTCTCTGCTCCGGCAGAAGTTATTCCTCAAGCTTCTGCAGTTGAAGTAGCACCAGTTCAGGTAGTTACAGCGCCGGCAATCAGCACGCCAGCAGCAAAACCACAGGATGCGACCATGCCTTTGGAATCCCTGCATAGCATGCTGAAAGACGCCGGATTGGTATTGGCCAGCACCGACCCAGTGAAACTGCAGGCCGCCAAAGCGGAAGCAGAAAAAATGGTGGCACCGGTACGCGTTCCCCGCGAGCGCAAACCATTGCCAGTTGTTGCTGATGAGCCATTGGTGATGGTGGAAACACGTCGCTCTTGA
- a CDS encoding HAD-IIIA family hydrolase: MAKKQFDLIVFDWDGTLMDSTAAIVKCMQSAAKDLGLPVPKEDIASYVIGLALPEAIQVAMPGIDPKLYPRVIERFRHHFLTRDHELPLFKGVREMLAELAQEGYFLAVATGASRVGLSRALHTAKLTSIFDATRCSDETFSKPHPAMLQELTRELGQDMRRTVMIGDTTHDLQMANNAGAAAIAVEYGAHDVLALKNMQPLFSAKDVAQLHEWLRENA; this comes from the coding sequence ATGGCAAAAAAGCAATTCGATTTAATTGTATTTGACTGGGACGGAACCTTGATGGACAGCACCGCTGCCATCGTCAAGTGTATGCAGTCCGCAGCGAAAGACCTTGGTTTGCCTGTTCCAAAAGAAGATATTGCATCGTATGTCATTGGATTGGCCTTGCCTGAAGCAATACAGGTCGCCATGCCGGGCATAGATCCCAAACTGTATCCAAGAGTGATAGAGCGGTTCCGTCACCATTTTCTGACCAGAGATCACGAATTGCCTTTATTTAAAGGCGTCAGGGAAATGCTGGCTGAATTAGCGCAGGAAGGTTATTTCCTTGCGGTGGCAACCGGTGCCAGCAGGGTTGGCCTGAGCCGCGCTTTGCACACCGCCAAACTGACCTCAATATTTGATGCAACCCGTTGTTCCGATGAGACATTTTCCAAACCGCATCCCGCCATGTTGCAGGAATTGACGCGCGAACTGGGGCAGGATATGCGCCGCACTGTCATGATAGGTGACACCACCCACGACTTGCAGATGGCCAACAATGCCGGTGCTGCCGCGATCGCTGTTGAATATGGTGCTCACGACGTATTGGCCCTGAAAAACATGCAGCCTCTGTTTTCGGCAAAAGATGTGGCGCAGTTGCATGAATGGTTGCGTGAAAATGCCTGA
- a CDS encoding Rieske (2Fe-2S) protein, giving the protein MTAISVCKSDELIEGGKGVRFPVTAGSDDAVGFVIRYDGAVHGYLNRCAHVPVELDWNPGEFLESSGLYIMCATHGAIYQPDTGYCTGGPCRGGRLRKIHVSEEEGQIYWHPDDYIQAVIA; this is encoded by the coding sequence ATGACGGCAATTTCTGTATGTAAGTCAGATGAACTGATAGAAGGCGGCAAGGGCGTGCGCTTTCCTGTCACTGCGGGCAGTGACGATGCTGTCGGTTTTGTGATTCGCTATGATGGTGCAGTACATGGCTATTTGAACCGCTGCGCCCATGTGCCAGTGGAGCTGGACTGGAATCCGGGCGAATTCCTGGAGTCCAGCGGCCTATATATCATGTGCGCAACCCATGGCGCGATTTACCAGCCAGATACTGGCTATTGTACTGGCGGCCCTTGTCGCGGTGGTCGCCTGCGAAAAATTCATGTCAGTGAAGAAGAAGGGCAGATTTACTGGCATCCCGATGATTATATACAAGCTGTCATTGCCTGA
- a CDS encoding heavy metal translocating P-type ATPase metal-binding domain-containing protein, producing MAFVFSSLFETILFTIKGSEKIDCFHCGEKMRKSNALTTQFDGRVQPVCCHGCLAVLRAVEQNKLVDEYMQNKVGQVSVG from the coding sequence ATGGCATTTGTATTTTCATCTCTTTTTGAGACCATACTTTTCACCATAAAAGGAAGTGAGAAGATTGACTGTTTTCATTGCGGCGAAAAAATGCGCAAAAGCAATGCATTGACTACTCAGTTCGATGGCCGCGTGCAGCCAGTATGCTGCCATGGTTGCCTTGCGGTTTTACGTGCCGTGGAGCAAAACAAACTGGTGGATGAATATATGCAAAATAAGGTCGGCCAGGTCAGTGTCGGGTAA
- a CDS encoding S49 family peptidase, with protein sequence MSGKIMNEQFPSSPVSESDKKEAGWERQLLEKLATDSLREQRLRRRWSIFFRFAFLSVVIFAFYYFSDYATGEMENLGHHTALIEIDGTIESEGSGSAHAVIPALNRAFADPGSVAVVIRINSPGGSPVQAGMINDEMGRLRKEYPEKKLYVVVDEICASGGYYIAVAADKIFVNKASVVGSIGVLMDGFGFTGLMDKLGVERRLMTAGENKGFMDPFSPQTEKQKAFSQTMLNEIHQQFIDTVRAGRGQRLKETPEMFSGLFWIGSKAVQMGLADDFGSVDSVARDIIKVENIVDYTQKEGLPERVLKKFGASIGSSAATTLLKGNTPSMR encoded by the coding sequence ATTTCTGGAAAAATTATGAATGAGCAATTTCCGAGTTCGCCAGTGAGCGAAAGCGATAAAAAAGAAGCTGGCTGGGAACGACAGCTTTTAGAAAAACTGGCAACAGATTCCTTACGTGAACAGCGCCTGCGCCGACGCTGGAGTATCTTTTTCAGGTTCGCATTTCTGTCGGTAGTGATATTCGCATTTTACTATTTCAGCGATTATGCAACGGGTGAAATGGAAAATCTCGGACATCACACCGCGCTGATAGAAATAGACGGCACCATAGAGTCTGAAGGCTCGGGTAGCGCACACGCAGTGATACCGGCACTGAACCGGGCATTTGCTGATCCGGGTTCGGTGGCAGTTGTTATTCGTATCAATAGCCCCGGCGGCAGTCCCGTGCAGGCTGGCATGATCAATGATGAAATGGGCAGGTTGCGCAAAGAATATCCAGAGAAAAAACTGTATGTCGTGGTAGATGAGATTTGTGCCTCAGGCGGCTATTACATTGCCGTGGCTGCAGATAAGATTTTCGTCAATAAAGCCAGTGTGGTTGGTTCTATAGGCGTGCTCATGGATGGCTTTGGCTTTACCGGTCTGATGGACAAGTTGGGTGTTGAGCGCCGTCTCATGACAGCAGGTGAAAACAAGGGTTTCATGGACCCGTTTTCACCACAGACAGAAAAGCAAAAAGCGTTTTCACAAACCATGCTCAATGAAATCCATCAGCAATTCATCGATACCGTACGTGCTGGCCGCGGTCAGCGTTTGAAAGAAACGCCGGAAATGTTTTCTGGCTTATTCTGGATAGGCAGCAAAGCGGTACAAATGGGATTGGCAGATGATTTTGGCTCTGTGGATTCTGTGGCGCGCGATATCATCAAGGTAGAAAACATTGTTGATTACACCCAAAAAGAAGGTTTGCCTGAGCGTGTCCTGAAGAAATTTGGTGCTTCCATCGGTAGCAGTGCGGCAACTACCTTATTAAAGGGAAATACTCCCAGCATGCGCTAA
- the ccoS gene encoding cbb3-type cytochrome oxidase assembly protein CcoS has translation MDILYLLIPLSLVLVFAIGAVFWWAVNHRQFDGLEDEGQRIVDDVDG, from the coding sequence ATGGATATACTTTATTTGCTGATACCATTGAGTCTGGTGCTGGTGTTCGCCATAGGTGCGGTATTCTGGTGGGCAGTCAATCACCGCCAATTCGATGGCCTGGAAGATGAAGGGCAAAGAATTGTCGATGACGTTGATGGCTGA